The genomic DNA GCCGTTGAAGCAAATGATGTCGTCGTTCATTTAGATGAGATTCATTATATGGATTCAACAGGTCTTGGTGTGTTTGTCGGCGCCTTAAAAGCTTCAAAGAAAAATGGAACATCGTTTACACTCGTCGGTGTGTCTGAACGCATTCGTCGTTTGTTTGAAATTACTGGTCTTTCAAGCATCATTACAATCGATAGTGGTGTACGAGGTGGAACACAATGAAAAACGAACAACTTGAAATGACACTTCCGGCAAAACCGGAATATGTTGCGATTGCTCGATTAACAGTTTCAGGTGTCGCGAATCGGATGGGTTATACCTACGATGATATCGAAGACATCAAAATTGCTGTTTCTGAAGCATGTGCGAATGCAGTTCAGCATGCCTATGAAGGAGAGCAAGATGGATCGATGGCTTTAACGTGTAACGTTTACCCGGACGATCGTCTTGAAATCATCGTGAAAGACAATGGTGTGACTTTCGATAAAGACAGCGTGAAGCGTCAAAGTGAACCAATCACGGAATCGCATGATTTAGACTCTCTGCACGAGGGGGGACTAGGGATCTTAATGATCGAAGCACTCATGGATCAAGTCACGATCGAGAAAGCAAACGGCGTCACTGTCCATATGACAAAATATATGAATAGAGATGAGGTGGGTCAAAGTGCCAGCAAAGTCTCAACAACGCCATCACAGTGACGATGAAGTCCTTCGTCTAATTGACCTGTACCAACAAGATGATCAAGATGAAGAAGTTCATGCTGCTTTACTTGCCCGGTATTCCGATCTTGTAGAGGCGCTTGCCCGTAAGTTCTCACGTGGCCGTCCGATTCATGATGACCTCGTCCAAGTCGGGATGATTGGCCTGCTTGCCGCTCTTCGTCGTTTTGATAAAGAGTTCGGTCGTAGTTTTGAATCGTTTGCCGTTCCGACCATCATTGGTGAAATCAAACGGTTTATCCGTGATAAGACATGGAGCGTTCACGTTCCACGTCGTATCAAGGAGCTTGGACCGAAAATCAAGAAAGCCGTCGAAGAACTGACGACAGAATTGCAACGTTCACCGCGTATCGATGAAATTGCAGCTCGTCTGGAAGTATCGGAAGAGGAAGTTCTCGAGACACTTGAGATGGGTAAAAGTTATCAAGCCCTTTCTGTCGACAGTTCGATCGAAGCCGATCAAGAAGGCAGTACGGTCACATTACTTGACCTCGTCGGTAACCAGGAAAACGGATATGATTCGGTGGATCAAAAGCTGATTCTCGAAAAAGCATTTGCTGTTTTGACTGACCGGGAACGTTCGATTTTAGAATGTGCCTATTACCGCAACATGAGTCAAAAAGAAACCGGAGAGCTCCTTGGAATTTCGCAAATGCATGTGTCGCGTCTTCAGCGTCGTGCGTTGCAAAAATTACGGGAAGCCATCAAAGTAGAACCGAACGAAGTATTTTCAAAAGACTGATGCGGAAGCATCGGTCTTTTTTGTGTCCCATCGATTCTTCGGTATAATAACAGAGAGGTGAGGAAAATGGAGAAGAGAATCGCAACAGAATTGAACATCAGACCAGCACAAGTTAAAGCCGTTTTACAATTGACGGAAGACGGAGGAACAATTCCGTTTATCGCCAGATACCGTAAAGAACAAACCGGTGAACTCGATGAGGTCGAAATCAAAGCAATCCTCGATCGCCATAAAAGCATCACACAACTTGAAACGAAACGAGAAGATGTCCTGCGGAAAATCGAAGAGCAGGGTGTTTTGACGTCTGAGTTAAAACACAGTTTGAATGGAGCCACGACATTACAACAAATTGAAGACTTATACTTACCGTTTCGTCCGAAGCGGAGAACAAAAGCAGAAATTGCCCGTGAAGCGGGATTAACCCCGTTCTCTGACTTTTTACGTTCACCGAAACCATACGACGAACAACAATTTAACCAGTATGTAGCGGCGCATCCGGAAGGGGAGGCAATTGCTGGAGCACAAGCCATCATAGCAGAAGAATGGGGCGAGCAGGCGAGTGTCCGGGAACATATCCGGAAGACAGCCTACCGATTTGCAGATATCGTCACGAAACTAAAAAAAGACGCAGTCGACGAAAAACGTGTCTTTGCCCAGTACTATGAGTACAGCGAACGGATCCGGCAAATCGTGCCACATCGGATCTTAGCGATTAATCGTGCCGAGTCGTTAAAAATCGTTTCTGTCAAAATCGTCCTGGAAGAACAACATGTTTTACCATACTTGTTGAAGCCGTTCAGCCGATTGGCAGAACCAAAACGTCGGTTGGTCGAAGATGCCGTCCAAACGGGATATAAAAAATCAGTTTTCCCGGCAATCGAACGGGAACTTCGGAATGAGTTGACCGATAAAGCAGAAAACCAGGCGATTGAAGTGTTCGGAAAAAACTTACGACAACTCTATATGCAACCACCGATGAAAGGGAAAGTGATGTTAGGACTTGATCCTGCGTACCGGACCGGATGTAAGTGGGCAGTGATTGATCCGACAGGAGAAGTAAAAGAAGTGGGTGTCGTCTATCTGACGATGTCGGAACAAAAAGCACATGAGGCACGCCAAGTCTTAACGAAACTAGTAAACCGGTACGGGATCGAATTGATTGCGATCGGAAACGGGACGGCTTCCCGCGAGACGGAATCCTTTGTCGCCGACTGGATTAAAGGACATGATCAAATTGCCTTTACGATTGTCGATGAGGCAGGGGCGAGTATCTATTCGGCGTCAGAAATTGCCCGCACTGAGTTTCCGGATTTACAAGTCGAGCAACGGTCAGCCATCTCGATTGCACGACGCTTGCAGGATCCATTGGCGGAGCTCGTCAAAGTGGACCCACAATCCGTGGGTGTCGGACAGTACCAACATGATGTCACACAGACGAAGTTAAAAGAAACACTCGATTTCGTCGTCGAGACAGTCGTTAACCAAGTGGGTGTCGACGTCAATACGGCCTCGGAGTCATTGCTCGGTTACGTCGCAGGGATTACGAAAGCAACAGCTAAAAAGATTGTCGAACGCCGCTCGGAACTGGGGGCTTTCGCCTCCCGGAAAGAATTGTTGAAAGTCCCGCGTTTAGGAGCAAAAGCATATGAACAGGCAGCCGGCTTCTTGCGCATCCCGGAAGGCAGTCATCCGCTTGATCGGACACCGATTCACCCGGAACAGTATAAAACCGTTGAGTCCTTGTTTAAGCAACTGGATTTGCCGTTGCAGAGCGTTGGAACGGAAAACTTACGGACTCGACTCGGAGAATTATCCGTACCGGACACAGCTCAATTGCTTGAAGTCGGTGAGCCGACATTACGAGACATCATTGAAGCATTGCAGCGTCCAGAACGGGATCCGCGGGAAGCGCTCGATAAGCCGTTACTGCGTCAAGATGTCTTATCGCTGGATATGATTCAAGTCGGAATGGAGTTCCAGGGGACGGTCCGCAATGTGCTCGACTTTGGTGCTTTCGTTGATATTGGTGTGAAGGAGAGTGGTCTTGTCCACATCTCGAAGCTCAGTAAAAAACGGGTCAAACATCCGCTTGATGTCATTGCAGTAGGTGATATCGTAACCGTTTGGGTAACGAGTGTCGAACCGGAACGAGGACGGATCGGTCTGACGATGGTCAGTCCGTCATGACGAACGAAGAGTTGCAGCAATACGTCGAGCAACTCTCGCTCGACGTGTTTGCTTTACCTTTTAGACATATTGCACTTTTTAACAATCGCTTACGGACGACTGGTGGACGTTATTTTCTGACGGATCATCATTTGGATTTCAATCGGAGCTATTTAGTCGACCGTCATATCTTTCGTGGAATCGTCATTCATGAGCTGTGCCACTACCATTTACACTTACGCGGAATGGGACATCGGCACCAGGATCAGGATTTTAAAGAGTGGCTACAACGATACGGAGGACTGCGCTACAGTCCGCGTCTGGAAGAAACGGAAAAAAAGAATCATCTTTATGAGTGTGAGAAATGCGGGACATTATATAGAAGAAAAAGAAAGATGAATCCGGAACGATACCGTTGCGGACGATGTCGTGGAAAGATTTTTTACAAAAGTAGTTGACGTTCATTTCGGAGCATGATAAATTATAGAAGTCGTCAAAACGACCGCAACTAAACAACTTCTCGTCACTAAAAACTTTTTTAAAAAAGCATTGACGAAGAGAAAGAAAGTTGCTAATATAGAAAAGTGTTCTGAAACGAACGTCACGTTCCGCAATAGCTCAGTGGTAGAGCAACCGGCTGTTAACCGGTAGGTCGTAGGTTCAAATCCTACTTGCGGAGCCATTATTTTTGGAGATGTACCCAAGTGGCTATAAGGGGCGCCCCTGCTAAGGGTGTAGGCCGGGAAACTGGTGCGAGGGTTCGAATCCCTCCATCTCCGCCAGACCTCTTATGTGAATTTGTTACTTGAGAATAGTTATCAGTTTTTAAATGGCCCGTTGGTCAAGCGGTTAAGACACCGCCCTTTCACGGCGGTATCACGGGTTCGATTCCCGTACGGGTCACCATTTCGGAGGATTAGCTCAGCTGGGAGAGCATCTGCCTTACAAGCAGAGGGTCGGCGGTTCGATCCCGTCATCCTCCACCATTTTAATTTCATACTTAAGTTTCACAAAAATGTGGTCCTGTGGTGTAGCGGTTAACATGCCTGCCTGTCACGCAGGAGATCGCGGGTTCGAATCCCGTCAGGACCGCCATTTTTGGGCTGTGGCCAAGTGGTAAGGCACTGGATTTTGATTCCAGCATGCGAAGGTTCGATCCCTTCCAGCCCAGTTTTTCGTGTCATTAGCTCAGTTGGTAGAGCATCTGACTTTTAATCAGAGGGTCGCAGGTTCGAATCCTGCATGACACACCATTTTATTTTTTAATTCCTAACTTTATATTTGCGGTCGTGGCGGAATGGTAGACGCGCTAGGTTGAGGGCCTAGTGGTGGCAACACTGTGGAGGTTCAAGTCCTCTCGACCGCACCATATCGCACCCTTAGCTCAGCTGGATAGAGTACTTGACTACGAATCAAGGGGTCGGGAGTTCGAATCTCTCAGGGTGCACCATATTTTGTTTGCTTTTGACGGGCCTATAGCTCAGCTGGTTAGAGCGCACGCCTGATAAGCGTGAGGTCGGTGGTTCGAGTCCACTTAGGCCCACCATTCAATTTTATAATCTCATGGGGCCTTAGCTCAGCTGGGAGAGCGCCTGCCTTGCACGCAGGAGGTCAGCGGTTCGATCCCGCTAGGCTCCATTTGTTTATCTTTATGACGAACTTTGAAAACTGAACGATGAGGCAAAAAACGTATCTTCGGATACAAACAATGAATGAAGCGCAAGCTTCGTCAACGTGACTTCGGTCACAAAAACGAGCAAGTCAAACACTTTATGGAGAGTTTGATCCTGGCTCAGGACGAACGCTGGCGGCGTGCCTAATACATGCAAGTCGAGCGCAGGAAGCTCACGGAACTCTTCGGAGGGAAGTGAGGGGAATGAGCGGCGGACGGGTGAGTAACACGTAAGGAACCTGCCCCAAGGATTGGGATAACTCCGAGAAATCGGAGCTAATACCGAATAGTTCTTCAGACCGCATGGTCTGATGATGAAAGGCGCTCCGGCGTCACCTTGGGATGGCCTTGCGGTGCATTAGCTAGTTGGTGGGGTAATGGCCCACCAAGGCGACGATGCATAGCCGACCTGAGAGGGTGATCGGCCACACTGGGACTGAGACACGGCCCAGACTCCTACGGGAGGCAGCAGTAGGGAATCTTCCACAATGGACGAAAGTCTGATGGAGCAACGCCGCGTGAGTGATGAAGGTTTTCGGATCGTAAAACTCTGTTGTAAGGGAAGAACAAGTACGAGAGGTAATGCTCGTACCTTGACGGTACCTTGCGAGAAAGCCACGGCTAACTACGTGCCAGCAGCCGCGGTAATACGTAGGTGGCAAGCGTTGTCCGGAATTATTGGGCGTAAAGCGCGCGCAGGCGGCCTTTTAAGTCTGATGTGAAAGCCCCCGGCTCAACCGGGGAGGGTCATTGGAAACTGGAAGGCTTGAGTACAGAAGAGAAGAGTGGAATTCCATGTGTAGCGGTGAAATGCGTAGAGATGTGGAGGAACACCAGTGGCGAAGGCGACTCTTTGGTCTGTAACTGACGCTGAGGCGCGAAAGCGTGGGGAGCAAACAGGATTAGATACCCTGGTAGTCCACGCCGTAAACGATGAGTGCTAGGTGTTGGGGGGTTTCCGCCCCTCAGTGCTGAAGCTAACGCATTAAGCACTCCGCCTGGGGAGTACGGCCGCAAGGCTGAAACTCAAAGGAATTGACGGGGACCCGCACAAGCGGTGGAGCATGTGGTTT from Exiguobacterium sibiricum 7-3 includes the following:
- a CDS encoding STAS domain-containing protein → MDLTIKTEQLDGQTHLYIAGEIDTYTAPKLRQELVPAVEANDVVVHLDEIHYMDSTGLGVFVGALKASKKNGTSFTLVGVSERIRRLFEITGLSSIITIDSGVRGGTQ
- the rsbW gene encoding anti-sigma B factor RsbW encodes the protein MKNEQLEMTLPAKPEYVAIARLTVSGVANRMGYTYDDIEDIKIAVSEACANAVQHAYEGEQDGSMALTCNVYPDDRLEIIVKDNGVTFDKDSVKRQSEPITESHDLDSLHEGGLGILMIEALMDQVTIEKANGVTVHMTKYMNRDEVGQSASKVSTTPSQ
- the sigB gene encoding RNA polymerase sigma factor SigB, whose translation is MPAKSQQRHHSDDEVLRLIDLYQQDDQDEEVHAALLARYSDLVEALARKFSRGRPIHDDLVQVGMIGLLAALRRFDKEFGRSFESFAVPTIIGEIKRFIRDKTWSVHVPRRIKELGPKIKKAVEELTTELQRSPRIDEIAARLEVSEEEVLETLEMGKSYQALSVDSSIEADQEGSTVTLLDLVGNQENGYDSVDQKLILEKAFAVLTDRERSILECAYYRNMSQKETGELLGISQMHVSRLQRRALQKLREAIKVEPNEVFSKD
- a CDS encoding Tex family protein; amino-acid sequence: MEKRIATELNIRPAQVKAVLQLTEDGGTIPFIARYRKEQTGELDEVEIKAILDRHKSITQLETKREDVLRKIEEQGVLTSELKHSLNGATTLQQIEDLYLPFRPKRRTKAEIAREAGLTPFSDFLRSPKPYDEQQFNQYVAAHPEGEAIAGAQAIIAEEWGEQASVREHIRKTAYRFADIVTKLKKDAVDEKRVFAQYYEYSERIRQIVPHRILAINRAESLKIVSVKIVLEEQHVLPYLLKPFSRLAEPKRRLVEDAVQTGYKKSVFPAIERELRNELTDKAENQAIEVFGKNLRQLYMQPPMKGKVMLGLDPAYRTGCKWAVIDPTGEVKEVGVVYLTMSEQKAHEARQVLTKLVNRYGIELIAIGNGTASRETESFVADWIKGHDQIAFTIVDEAGASIYSASEIARTEFPDLQVEQRSAISIARRLQDPLAELVKVDPQSVGVGQYQHDVTQTKLKETLDFVVETVVNQVGVDVNTASESLLGYVAGITKATAKKIVERRSELGAFASRKELLKVPRLGAKAYEQAAGFLRIPEGSHPLDRTPIHPEQYKTVESLFKQLDLPLQSVGTENLRTRLGELSVPDTAQLLEVGEPTLRDIIEALQRPERDPREALDKPLLRQDVLSLDMIQVGMEFQGTVRNVLDFGAFVDIGVKESGLVHISKLSKKRVKHPLDVIAVGDIVTVWVTSVEPERGRIGLTMVSPS
- a CDS encoding SprT family protein, producing the protein MTNEELQQYVEQLSLDVFALPFRHIALFNNRLRTTGGRYFLTDHHLDFNRSYLVDRHIFRGIVIHELCHYHLHLRGMGHRHQDQDFKEWLQRYGGLRYSPRLEETEKKNHLYECEKCGTLYRRKRKMNPERYRCGRCRGKIFYKSS